One genomic window of Flexivirga oryzae includes the following:
- a CDS encoding ABC transporter ATP-binding protein — MTDPVDERKPTVIADDVHLTYKVSGKYAKRGGAMALARTVTRTSTPGLREVHAVRGVTFTAWEGEAIGLIGPNGSGKSTLLRGIAGLLTPSAGAIYTLGEPALLGVNAALISTMSGERNITLGCLAMGMTPEEVEERFDDICEFSGIGDFISLPMNAYSSGMGARLRFAIASSKAHDILLIDEALATGDAEFRRRSEDRIKELRKEAGTVFLVSHSLGVVRETCDRAIWLEDGLILMDGATEEVLDAYEERHDPKKAEFHRQQRGAAKKPGAKKRAAAKPKAAKAAG, encoded by the coding sequence GTGACTGATCCTGTCGACGAGCGCAAACCGACCGTGATCGCCGATGACGTCCACCTGACCTACAAGGTGTCCGGCAAGTACGCCAAACGCGGCGGGGCGATGGCGCTGGCCCGCACGGTGACCCGGACGTCGACGCCCGGGCTGCGCGAGGTGCACGCGGTGCGCGGTGTCACCTTCACCGCCTGGGAGGGTGAGGCGATCGGCCTGATCGGTCCCAACGGTTCGGGCAAGTCCACCCTGTTGCGCGGCATCGCCGGCCTGCTGACCCCGTCCGCCGGTGCCATCTACACGCTCGGCGAGCCCGCACTGCTCGGCGTCAACGCCGCGCTCATCTCCACGATGAGCGGCGAACGGAACATCACCCTCGGCTGCCTCGCGATGGGTATGACGCCCGAGGAGGTCGAGGAACGCTTCGACGACATCTGCGAGTTCTCCGGCATCGGCGATTTCATCTCGCTGCCGATGAACGCCTACTCCAGCGGCATGGGGGCGCGGCTGCGCTTCGCGATCGCATCGAGCAAGGCACACGACATCCTGCTGATCGACGAGGCGCTCGCGACCGGAGACGCGGAGTTCCGCCGGCGCAGCGAGGACCGGATCAAGGAGTTGCGCAAGGAGGCCGGAACGGTGTTCCTGGTCAGCCACTCGCTCGGGGTCGTGCGCGAGACCTGCGATCGTGCGATCTGGCTGGAGGACGGCCTCATTCTCATGGACGGCGCCACGGAGGAGGTGCTGGACGCCTACGAGGAGCGGCACGACCCGAAGAAGGCTGAGTTCCACCGGCAGCAGCGCGGTGCCGCGAAGAAGCCGGGCGCGAAGAAGCGGGCCGCGGCGAAGCCGAAGGCCGCCAAAGCCGCCGGTTGA
- a CDS encoding sulfotransferase family protein produces MFDTKTLLLVVGPGRSGTSTLAGTLSKLGAHVAGPHLNANETNPMGFFESSWSVNFHNDVLGRGPVALADARPEAARLAERLVTAADRAALRTYLTEQAAGRGLVVLKDPRIVWLLSTFRSVAADLRMNLAAAVMLRRPVEVIASRLDYYHKPGAELAELGYQARDLAGWINQLTTCEVQTRGMPRAFLSYDEVLTDWRTAVGRALDDVSVQLPVPEPGAHHAVDDFIDPGLNRHRGRWPEGSAILDELRALAERTFDACDALARHTGAAADATAQLDEVRDRYAFAYGLDRAITHDAAVARAARERRKGQHTSVAGRARTTAARVGAGVARRVGRISRDRRART; encoded by the coding sequence ATGTTTGACACGAAAACTCTGCTCCTCGTGGTCGGCCCCGGGCGCAGCGGCACCAGTACCCTCGCCGGCACCCTGTCCAAGCTGGGCGCGCATGTGGCGGGCCCCCACCTGAACGCCAACGAGACGAACCCGATGGGTTTCTTCGAGTCGTCCTGGTCGGTGAACTTCCACAACGACGTCCTCGGCCGGGGACCGGTGGCACTGGCCGACGCCCGTCCGGAGGCCGCGCGGCTCGCGGAGCGGCTGGTCACCGCCGCCGACCGGGCCGCCCTGCGGACCTACCTCACCGAGCAGGCCGCGGGCCGGGGACTGGTCGTCCTCAAGGATCCCCGCATCGTCTGGCTGCTCTCGACGTTCAGGTCGGTGGCGGCGGACCTGAGGATGAACCTGGCGGCCGCGGTGATGCTGCGTCGCCCGGTCGAGGTCATCGCCAGCAGGCTGGACTACTACCACAAGCCCGGCGCCGAACTGGCCGAGCTCGGCTACCAGGCGCGCGACCTCGCCGGCTGGATCAACCAGCTGACCACGTGCGAAGTGCAGACCCGGGGTATGCCGCGCGCGTTCCTCAGCTACGACGAGGTGCTCACCGACTGGCGCACCGCGGTCGGCCGGGCACTGGACGACGTCTCGGTGCAGCTGCCGGTCCCGGAACCCGGTGCGCACCACGCCGTGGACGACTTCATCGACCCCGGGCTCAACCGGCACCGGGGACGGTGGCCGGAGGGTTCGGCGATCCTCGACGAGCTGCGTGCCCTGGCGGAGCGGACCTTCGACGCCTGCGACGCGCTGGCTCGGCATACCGGCGCGGCGGCGGATGCGACGGCGCAGTTGGACGAGGTGCGGGACAGGTATGCCTTCGCCTACGGCCTGGACCGGGCGATCACCCATGACGCGGCCGTGGCCCGGGCCGCCCGGGAGCGGCGCAAGGGCCAGCACACCTCGGTGGCGGGCAGGGCGCGCACGACCGCGGCGCGCGTGGGTGCAGGAGTCGCGCGCCGCGTCGGCCGGATCAGCCGCGACCGCCGGGCCCGGACGTGA
- a CDS encoding inositol monophosphatase family protein produces the protein MTVNDAAAPPTDAQLASDLAVAAGRVLLELRDGGLTGKDLKDAGDRTSHEFLMAALAQHRPEDAVLSEEGADDAARLSADRVWIVDPLDGTREYSEPGRSDWAVHVALWQAGDLVAGAVARPAAGVVHSTDDPKVVSPTEHERVRLAVSRSRPPEFVTELADVLDAELVPMGSAGVKAMSVVTGESDAYVHAGGQYEWDSAAPVSVARAAGLHTSRLDGSPLLYNQQNPWLPDLIIARPGVLAQIRRGLDAVAANR, from the coding sequence GTGACCGTCAACGATGCCGCCGCCCCGCCCACCGATGCCCAGCTCGCGAGCGACCTGGCGGTCGCCGCCGGAAGGGTGCTGCTGGAGTTGCGCGACGGGGGTCTCACCGGCAAGGACCTGAAGGATGCGGGCGACCGCACCTCCCACGAGTTCCTGATGGCCGCGCTCGCCCAGCACCGGCCCGAGGACGCGGTCCTGTCCGAGGAGGGCGCCGACGACGCGGCGCGCCTGTCGGCGGACCGGGTCTGGATCGTCGACCCGCTGGACGGCACCCGGGAGTACTCCGAGCCGGGCCGCTCGGACTGGGCGGTGCACGTGGCCCTGTGGCAGGCCGGTGATCTCGTCGCCGGGGCGGTGGCCCGGCCCGCCGCCGGTGTCGTGCACTCGACCGACGACCCCAAGGTCGTCTCCCCCACCGAGCACGAGCGCGTCCGGCTGGCGGTGTCCCGGTCCCGCCCGCCGGAGTTCGTCACCGAGCTTGCCGACGTGCTGGACGCCGAACTGGTGCCGATGGGCTCGGCGGGGGTGAAGGCGATGTCCGTGGTCACGGGTGAGTCGGACGCCTACGTGCACGCCGGCGGGCAGTACGAGTGGGACTCGGCGGCGCCGGTCTCGGTCGCCCGGGCGGCGGGTCTGCACACCAGCCGGCTCGACGGCTCCCCGCTGCTCTACAACCAGCAGAACCCGTGGCTGCCGGACCTGATCATCGCCCGCCCGGGCGTGCTGGCGCAGATCCGGCGTGGTCTGGACGCTGTCGCCGCGAACCGGTGA
- a CDS encoding PHP domain-containing protein, which produces MRIDLHTHSNQSDGTQTPVELMRAAADAGLDVVALTDHDTTRGWGQAARAVRDTGVSFVPGIEISCASDGISVHLLGYFIDPLNAALLAELERTRASRRTRAQRMVERLGPDTGLTWAQVQEQSGEDVTVGRPHIADALIASGVVASREEAFASYLSSRSKYHVSHYAPDPAHAARLVRAAGGVPVMAHPFAAARGRTVEVDVIERMVDAGLAGLEVHHRDHTAEAIGRGLQLAERLGLLVTGSSDYHGTGKVNGLGENTTSPEVFEQLVAQATSGTGPIRP; this is translated from the coding sequence GTGCGCATCGACCTGCATACCCATTCCAACCAGAGCGACGGCACCCAGACGCCGGTCGAGCTCATGCGTGCCGCCGCCGACGCCGGGCTGGACGTCGTGGCGCTCACCGACCACGACACGACGCGGGGGTGGGGGCAGGCGGCGCGCGCGGTCCGCGACACCGGCGTGAGCTTCGTGCCCGGCATCGAGATCTCGTGTGCGTCCGACGGCATCAGCGTGCACCTGCTCGGATACTTCATCGACCCGCTGAACGCCGCCCTTCTCGCCGAACTCGAGCGGACCCGCGCCTCGCGGCGTACCCGCGCGCAGCGGATGGTGGAGCGGCTGGGTCCCGACACCGGACTGACCTGGGCGCAGGTGCAGGAGCAGTCGGGGGAGGACGTCACCGTGGGCCGGCCGCACATCGCCGACGCGCTGATCGCCTCGGGGGTCGTGGCGTCGCGGGAGGAGGCGTTCGCGTCATACCTCAGCTCGAGGTCGAAGTACCACGTGTCGCACTACGCACCCGACCCGGCACACGCCGCCCGGCTGGTGCGCGCGGCCGGCGGGGTGCCGGTGATGGCGCACCCCTTCGCGGCCGCACGCGGTCGCACCGTCGAGGTCGACGTGATCGAGCGGATGGTGGACGCCGGCCTGGCCGGTCTGGAGGTGCACCATCGCGACCACACCGCCGAGGCGATCGGGCGCGGCCTGCAGCTGGCCGAGCGGCTCGGCCTGCTGGTGACCGGGTCCAGCGACTACCACGGCACGGGGAAGGTCAACGGCCTCGGCGAGAACACCACCAGCCCGGAGGTGTTCGAGCAGCTCGTCGCGCAGGCGACCTCCGGCACGGGCCCCATCCGGCCCTGA
- a CDS encoding helix-turn-helix transcriptional regulator, whose product MTGPRFSPRYVDRLRAADRWLRSSERDAHAARYAVCRTTFSTLTRVDSFYIGFFRGEDTVFIPYIFDHDQFLRPSIGRYGKRGVSYWIRSSKRPYVYSEDGGRLLTNAIPFGNTDEVSLDAVVVPLLDAVTGEVSGLMSAQSLQPRVYDDEALRALDWLGRALMHSFARDAAAQDELDLYTIYPELDTSEVRDETDLIDELSSRVNKLHRAVRELAQLAAGAGGELAEAAQNVQQLSETLQIEIGDLFGEFADPSRADIPDPTAGLTGREREIAQLIARDGASNAELARQLHISEKTVKTHVGHVLRKLGVSQRAGIELVLNGRARQS is encoded by the coding sequence GTGACCGGCCCGAGGTTCAGCCCGCGATACGTCGACCGGCTGCGCGCCGCCGACCGCTGGCTGCGCTCCTCAGAGCGGGACGCGCACGCCGCGCGGTACGCCGTGTGCCGCACGACGTTCTCCACGCTGACCCGGGTCGACAGCTTCTACATCGGGTTCTTCCGGGGCGAGGACACCGTCTTCATCCCGTACATCTTCGACCACGACCAGTTCCTGCGGCCCAGCATCGGCCGCTACGGCAAGCGTGGCGTGTCGTACTGGATCCGCAGCAGCAAACGGCCCTACGTCTACAGCGAGGACGGTGGCCGGCTGCTCACCAACGCCATCCCGTTCGGGAACACCGACGAGGTGTCCCTGGACGCCGTGGTCGTGCCGCTGCTCGACGCGGTCACCGGCGAGGTGAGCGGTCTGATGAGCGCGCAGAGCCTGCAGCCACGGGTCTACGACGACGAGGCGTTGCGCGCCCTGGACTGGCTGGGCCGGGCCCTGATGCACTCGTTCGCCCGCGACGCGGCGGCGCAGGACGAGCTCGACCTTTACACGATCTACCCCGAGCTCGACACCTCGGAGGTCCGTGACGAGACCGACCTGATCGATGAACTCAGTTCGCGGGTCAACAAGCTGCACCGCGCGGTGCGCGAACTGGCGCAGCTCGCGGCCGGTGCCGGCGGTGAGCTGGCCGAGGCCGCGCAGAACGTGCAGCAGCTCTCCGAGACGCTGCAGATCGAGATCGGCGACCTGTTCGGCGAGTTCGCCGACCCGTCCCGGGCCGACATACCCGATCCGACCGCCGGGTTGACCGGCCGCGAGCGCGAGATCGCGCAGCTGATCGCCCGCGACGGCGCCAGCAACGCCGAGCTGGCCCGGCAGTTGCACATCTCGGAGAAGACGGTGAAGACCCACGTCGGGCACGTCCTGCGCAAGCTGGGGGTGTCCCAGCGCGCCGGCATCGAGCTCGTGCTCAACGGCCGCGCGCGGCAGAGTTGA
- a CDS encoding DEAD/DEAH box helicase, which yields MTDEKAPATQSFADFGVHPEIVAALAEAGITTPFPIQAMTLPVAMSGHDIIGQAKTGTGKTLGFAVPMLQQSVAPSDPGFDELPAPGKPQALAVAPTRELAVQVAGDLQTAAKRRGIRVTTIYGGRAFEPQVEALRKGVEVVVGTPGRLIDLAGQGHLDLSYVRSVVLDEADEMLDLGFLPDVEKLLAMTPASRQTMLFSATMPGAVVSLARRYMTQPTHIRAMSEDGDDRQTVAATEQFVYRAHALDKVEMLARILQAEGRGLTVVFTRTKRTAAKVSDELTARGFAAAALHGDLGQGAREQALRAFRTGKVDTLVATDVAARGIDVENVTHVVNYQCPEDEKTYVHRIGRTGRAGNTGTAITFVDWDDLSRWGLINKALDLGIPEPPETYSSSDHLFTDLDIPTSATGELPRAQRTRAGLRAERVEDLGETGKRHGGRDGARSAGGRKHAAKPSGHGKSESEGSTRTTPRRRRRTRRGEGAGRTSAEQG from the coding sequence ATGACCGACGAAAAGGCTCCCGCCACCCAGTCCTTCGCCGATTTCGGGGTACACCCGGAGATCGTCGCCGCCCTCGCCGAGGCCGGCATCACCACGCCGTTCCCGATCCAGGCGATGACCCTGCCGGTCGCGATGTCCGGCCACGACATCATCGGCCAGGCCAAGACCGGCACCGGCAAGACCCTCGGTTTCGCCGTCCCCATGCTGCAGCAGTCGGTCGCACCGTCCGACCCCGGTTTCGACGAGCTGCCGGCACCGGGCAAACCCCAGGCGCTCGCGGTGGCCCCGACCCGCGAGCTGGCCGTCCAGGTCGCCGGCGACCTGCAGACCGCGGCCAAGCGCCGTGGCATCCGCGTCACCACGATCTACGGCGGTCGCGCCTTCGAGCCGCAGGTGGAGGCGCTGCGCAAGGGCGTCGAGGTCGTCGTCGGCACCCCGGGCCGGCTGATCGACCTCGCGGGCCAGGGCCACCTCGACCTCAGCTACGTCCGCAGCGTCGTGCTCGACGAGGCCGACGAGATGCTCGACCTGGGCTTCCTACCCGACGTCGAGAAGCTGCTGGCCATGACCCCGGCGTCCCGCCAGACGATGCTCTTCTCGGCGACCATGCCGGGCGCCGTTGTCTCGCTGGCGCGCCGCTACATGACCCAGCCCACGCACATCCGGGCGATGAGCGAGGACGGCGACGACCGCCAGACGGTGGCCGCCACCGAACAGTTCGTCTACCGCGCGCACGCCCTCGACAAGGTCGAGATGCTCGCCCGCATCCTGCAGGCCGAGGGCCGTGGGCTCACCGTGGTCTTCACCCGCACCAAGCGCACCGCGGCCAAGGTGAGCGACGAGCTCACCGCACGCGGTTTCGCCGCCGCCGCCCTGCACGGCGACCTGGGCCAGGGCGCCCGGGAGCAGGCCCTGCGCGCGTTCCGCACCGGGAAGGTCGACACGCTCGTCGCCACCGACGTCGCGGCACGCGGCATCGACGTCGAGAACGTCACCCACGTGGTCAACTACCAGTGTCCCGAGGACGAGAAGACCTACGTGCACCGGATCGGACGCACCGGGCGCGCCGGGAACACCGGGACCGCGATCACGTTCGTGGACTGGGACGACCTGAGCCGGTGGGGCCTGATCAACAAGGCCCTCGACCTGGGCATCCCGGAGCCGCCGGAGACCTACTCCTCCTCCGACCACCTGTTCACCGACCTGGACATCCCGACCTCGGCGACCGGTGAGTTGCCCCGTGCCCAACGCACCCGCGCCGGCCTGCGTGCCGAACGGGTCGAAGACCTGGGCGAGACCGGCAAGCGGCACGGTGGCCGCGACGGCGCGCGGTCCGCGGGCGGGCGCAAGCACGCGGCCAAGCCCTCCGGGCACGGCAAGTCCGAGAGCGAGGGTTCGACGCGGACGACCCCGCGCCGCCGCCGTCGCACCCGTCGCGGCGAGGGCGCAGGGCGGACGTCCGCCGAGCAAGGCTGA
- a CDS encoding ferritin-like fold-containing protein codes for MTESPTSPGVRTEADLADPAYRQGLVALLGVLAYGELVGFLTIAQEAGFAPSSRDKATLAHVATQEFGHYERLAARIGDLGADVHQAMAPFTRAVDDWHRRATPTDWLEALMKVYAGNSIANDFYREVSDLVDPQTRELMREALEDSSQVEFAAGELRRAIASDKKVAGRLALWGRRLIGEALSQAQRVAADNDDLMGLLVDTGSGYGLDLGGWMHMFTRLTDAHTARMEALGLSA; via the coding sequence ATGACGGAGAGCCCCACATCCCCCGGAGTCCGCACCGAGGCCGACCTGGCCGATCCGGCATACCGGCAGGGTCTGGTGGCCCTGCTGGGTGTGCTGGCGTATGGCGAACTGGTCGGCTTCCTCACCATCGCGCAGGAGGCCGGATTCGCGCCGTCGTCGCGCGACAAGGCGACGTTGGCGCACGTCGCGACCCAGGAGTTCGGACACTACGAGCGGCTGGCGGCCCGGATCGGGGACCTCGGGGCCGACGTGCACCAGGCGATGGCGCCGTTCACCAGGGCCGTCGACGACTGGCACCGCCGGGCGACGCCGACGGACTGGCTGGAAGCGCTGATGAAGGTCTACGCCGGCAACTCCATCGCCAACGACTTCTACCGCGAGGTGTCCGACCTGGTCGACCCGCAGACCCGCGAACTCATGCGGGAGGCGCTGGAGGACAGCAGCCAGGTCGAGTTCGCGGCGGGGGAGCTGCGCCGCGCCATCGCATCGGACAAGAAGGTCGCCGGCCGGCTCGCGCTGTGGGGTAGGCGGCTGATCGGTGAGGCGCTGTCCCAGGCGCAGCGGGTCGCCGCCGACAACGACGACCTGATGGGCCTGCTGGTCGACACCGGGTCCGGCTACGGCCTGGACCTCGGCGGCTGGATGCACATGTTCACCCGGCTGACCGACGCGCACACCGCGCGGATGGAGGCGCTCGGCCTGTCGGCGTAG
- a CDS encoding GlsB/YeaQ/YmgE family stress response membrane protein, whose translation MIGAIIGAIIGGLIIGALARLVLPGKQDISIVMTIIIGIVASLVASLVVGLIGYHNKSGFAWVPFIVGIVFAAIIIVIYGNMTGKKQLNR comes from the coding sequence ATGATCGGCGCAATCATCGGGGCCATCATCGGTGGTCTCATCATTGGCGCACTCGCACGGCTCGTGCTGCCCGGGAAGCAGGACATATCCATCGTCATGACGATCATCATCGGCATCGTCGCCTCGTTGGTCGCCAGCCTCGTCGTGGGACTCATCGGCTACCACAACAAGAGCGGCTTCGCCTGGGTCCCGTTCATCGTCGGCATCGTCTTCGCGGCGATCATCATCGTCATCTACGGGAACATGACCGGCAAGAAGCAGCTCAACCGCTGA
- a CDS encoding ABC transporter ATP-binding protein, which yields MSNPAIAEQVAAEAKAPPAAAAYKLVKTYGKGETTVHALREVSVEFAAGEFTAIMGPSGSGKSTLMHCLAGLDTATSGNVQIGDIALTGLSDKQMTKLRRDLVGFVFQSFNLVPTLTARENITLPLDIAGKKVDKDWMATVVERLGLADRLGHRPSELSGGQVQRVACARALVGRPQIIFGDEPTGNLDSRSSAEVLSILRTSVDDFGQTVVIVTHDPRAASYADRVIFLADGQIVNDQRGLATDDIYEYMKHLDEHAPSQLAQD from the coding sequence ATGTCCAACCCAGCCATCGCCGAACAGGTGGCCGCCGAGGCGAAGGCACCGCCCGCCGCCGCGGCATACAAGCTGGTCAAGACCTACGGCAAGGGTGAGACCACCGTCCATGCCCTGCGCGAGGTCTCGGTGGAGTTCGCCGCCGGCGAATTCACCGCCATCATGGGGCCGTCCGGCTCCGGAAAGTCGACCCTGATGCACTGCCTCGCCGGCCTCGACACGGCGACGTCGGGCAACGTGCAGATCGGCGACATCGCACTCACCGGCCTCAGCGACAAGCAGATGACCAAGCTGCGTCGCGACCTGGTCGGCTTCGTCTTCCAATCGTTCAACCTCGTGCCGACCCTGACCGCGCGGGAGAACATCACCCTGCCGCTCGACATCGCGGGGAAGAAGGTCGACAAGGACTGGATGGCCACGGTCGTCGAGCGCCTCGGCCTCGCCGACCGGCTCGGGCACCGGCCCAGTGAGTTGTCCGGCGGCCAGGTGCAGCGCGTCGCCTGCGCCCGCGCCCTCGTCGGCCGGCCGCAGATCATCTTCGGCGACGAGCCGACCGGCAACCTGGACTCCCGGTCGTCGGCGGAAGTCCTGTCGATCCTGCGCACCTCGGTCGACGACTTCGGGCAGACCGTCGTCATCGTGACCCACGACCCGCGCGCGGCGTCATACGCCGACCGGGTGATCTTCCTGGCCGACGGCCAGATCGTGAACGACCAGCGCGGCCTCGCGACCGACGACATCTACGAGTACATGAAGCACCTGGACGAGCACGCACCCAGCCAGCTGGCGCAGGACTGA
- a CDS encoding ABC transporter permease has translation MASTMRKVSLRNLAAHKVRLLLTVLSVVLGTSFIAGALVFTATMSNSFNSIFDQVAVGVDAQISPKTTSTNAYGGIESLGVPDSVVQQIEQDKGRLGVAKIVPGYQSMMTIAGSDGKALPTGGAPTMGANWVSKSQALDPTGATILPGGRAPHGPHEALLNKSAAERGHLKVGSTTRVLVSAGDAKPFRVKIVGLVDMAGDTSGYTEMDFDTATAKKLFTDGSHVSMVQLGAVKGVSADTLKQRITKEFPGYKVQTGAEVRQENKDAINSFLQIFNYILLAFAAIGLIVGTFIIYNTFSMIVAQRVRELALLRAIGAARGQVLRSVMLEAVVVGFIGSVIGLAVGTGLAAGLQALLSSTGTGLPSGSLVVGAGPIIACIVVGVVVTTVSALAPARRASRVAPVEAMRESQTDGSGSLRVRTMIASVLAVLSVAALAIGASGKGGGAAGMVGLGAVGTILAVVCGAPALARPVVGVLGAVIAKPFGKLGQLARTNAVRNPRRTAATAFALTLGLMLVAIIGTLGASFKSTIDSAVNEQVRAPILVVGTGATGALPPTVSKAVANVDGVDSVVSIHGVTATLNGKGVTGDSPSGDITKAANINLVEGTSKLPPNGLLASDKYAKNHGWKVGDNVTFNGRFGQDATVKVVGIYKSSALLDPWQMGTAAFQKLTPPSLRADFVDLVLLKDGADQAAVQQRIEDVTGRYLTVKVQTKQEFANSNAQQINQMLVVLYGMLGLALVIAVLGIINTLALSVVERKREIGMLRAVGMLRKQVRRTIYLESVLISIFGALLGMVLGVIIGWCLVRTFREWITGITPVVPWGTVLFTLVAAAVCGVLAALWPGIRAARTKPLEAIADM, from the coding sequence ATGGCTTCCACGATGCGCAAGGTCTCCTTGCGAAATCTCGCGGCGCACAAGGTGCGCCTGCTGCTGACCGTGCTGTCGGTCGTGCTCGGCACGTCGTTCATCGCCGGAGCGCTGGTCTTCACCGCCACGATGAGCAACTCGTTCAACAGCATCTTCGACCAGGTCGCCGTCGGTGTTGACGCCCAGATCAGCCCGAAGACCACGTCCACCAACGCGTACGGCGGGATCGAGAGCCTCGGCGTGCCCGACTCCGTGGTCCAGCAGATCGAGCAGGACAAGGGCCGGCTCGGTGTGGCGAAGATCGTGCCCGGCTACCAGTCGATGATGACGATCGCCGGCTCCGACGGGAAGGCGTTGCCGACCGGTGGCGCGCCGACCATGGGCGCCAACTGGGTCTCGAAGAGCCAGGCGCTCGACCCGACCGGCGCCACCATCCTGCCCGGCGGTCGTGCCCCGCACGGCCCGCACGAGGCGCTGCTCAACAAGAGCGCGGCCGAACGCGGGCACCTGAAGGTCGGGTCGACGACGCGCGTGCTGGTCTCCGCCGGTGACGCCAAACCCTTCCGGGTCAAGATCGTCGGCCTGGTGGACATGGCGGGCGACACCTCCGGTTACACCGAGATGGACTTCGACACCGCTACCGCGAAGAAGCTGTTCACCGACGGCTCGCACGTGTCGATGGTGCAACTGGGTGCGGTCAAGGGTGTCTCCGCCGACACGCTGAAACAGCGGATCACCAAGGAGTTCCCGGGCTACAAGGTCCAGACCGGCGCCGAGGTCCGCCAGGAGAACAAGGACGCGATCAACTCGTTCCTGCAGATCTTCAACTACATCCTGCTGGCCTTCGCGGCGATCGGCCTGATCGTCGGTACGTTCATCATCTACAACACGTTCTCGATGATCGTCGCGCAGCGGGTCCGTGAGCTGGCGTTGCTGCGGGCCATCGGCGCCGCACGCGGCCAGGTGCTGCGCTCGGTGATGCTCGAGGCGGTCGTCGTCGGCTTCATCGGGTCGGTCATCGGCCTCGCGGTCGGCACCGGGCTGGCCGCCGGGTTGCAGGCGTTGCTGTCCAGCACCGGCACCGGGTTGCCGAGCGGCTCGCTGGTCGTCGGCGCCGGGCCGATCATCGCGTGCATCGTGGTCGGCGTCGTCGTCACCACCGTCAGCGCGCTGGCCCCCGCCCGTCGGGCGTCCCGGGTCGCGCCGGTGGAAGCGATGCGGGAGAGCCAGACCGACGGGTCCGGGTCCCTGCGGGTGCGCACCATGATCGCGTCGGTGCTGGCCGTGCTCAGTGTGGCGGCGCTCGCGATCGGGGCGAGCGGCAAGGGTGGTGGCGCGGCCGGCATGGTCGGTCTCGGTGCCGTGGGCACGATCCTCGCGGTCGTCTGCGGTGCTCCCGCCCTGGCCCGCCCGGTGGTGGGTGTGCTCGGCGCCGTCATCGCCAAGCCGTTCGGCAAGCTCGGGCAGCTGGCCCGCACCAACGCGGTCCGCAACCCGCGCCGTACGGCGGCCACGGCCTTCGCGCTCACCCTCGGCCTGATGCTGGTGGCGATCATCGGCACGCTCGGTGCGTCGTTCAAGTCGACGATCGACAGCGCGGTCAACGAGCAGGTCCGTGCACCGATCCTGGTGGTCGGCACCGGGGCGACCGGCGCGCTGCCGCCGACGGTCAGCAAGGCCGTCGCGAACGTCGACGGTGTCGACAGTGTGGTGTCCATCCACGGTGTGACCGCGACCCTCAACGGCAAGGGTGTCACCGGCGACTCGCCGAGCGGCGACATCACCAAGGCCGCGAACATCAACCTGGTCGAAGGCACCTCGAAGCTGCCGCCGAACGGGTTGCTCGCCTCCGACAAGTACGCGAAGAACCACGGCTGGAAGGTCGGCGACAACGTGACCTTCAACGGTCGGTTCGGCCAGGATGCGACCGTGAAAGTTGTTGGCATCTATAAGAGTTCAGCATTGCTGGACCCCTGGCAGATGGGCACGGCGGCTTTCCAGAAGCTGACGCCGCCGAGTCTGCGCGCCGACTTCGTCGACCTCGTGCTGCTCAAGGACGGTGCCGACCAGGCCGCCGTGCAGCAGCGCATCGAGGACGTGACCGGCCGCTACCTGACCGTCAAGGTCCAGACCAAGCAGGAGTTCGCCAACTCCAACGCCCAGCAGATCAACCAGATGCTCGTGGTGCTCTACGGCATGCTCGGCCTGGCGCTGGTGATCGCCGTCCTCGGCATCATCAACACGCTGGCGCTGTCGGTGGTCGAACGCAAGCGGGAGATCGGGATGCTGCGCGCGGTCGGCATGCTGCGTAAGCAGGTCCGCCGCACGATCTACCTGGAGTCGGTGCTGATCTCGATCTTCGGGGCGCTGCTCGGGATGGTGCTGGGTGTGATCATCGGCTGGTGCCTGGTGCGGACCTTCCGCGAATGGATCACCGGGATCACTCCCGTCGTCCCGTGGGGCACGGTGTTGTTCACGCTCGTCGCAGCCGCCGTCTGCGGTGTGCTCGCGGCGCTGTGGCCCGGCATACGAGCCGCGCGGACGAAACCGCTGGAGGCCATCGCCGACATGTGA
- a CDS encoding DUF3107 family protein, translated as MEIRIGVQHVAREVVLESEQAPEEVRALVAESLEKGTPLTLKDERGHTVVVPANVLGYIDIGSEQRGRVGFGG; from the coding sequence GTGGAGATCCGGATCGGTGTGCAGCACGTGGCACGCGAAGTCGTCCTCGAGTCCGAGCAGGCACCCGAGGAGGTGCGCGCTCTGGTGGCGGAGTCGCTGGAGAAGGGCACCCCGCTGACGCTCAAGGACGAGCGTGGCCACACCGTCGTCGTGCCGGCGAACGTCCTGGGTTACATCGACATCGGCAGCGAACAACGCGGTCGCGTCGGCTTCGGCGGCTGA